GATCAGTTGatcgaaagaaaattaatcttcaACTACTTTGATAACGGATTcattgtttgagtcattttttcaaacacttgCTGGTTCGTACTTTATCAAACTCGCTTCATCATCTACAGCAAGAGAATGTGGGaaatggtaaaagaaaaaaatcacactagAAGTGAATTTCAACACAAAAGGCTTGATCACGAAGAGGAAACTGTTCTCAGATGGACTGGATCACCGAGACTGGATCTGTGACACTGGACTGGCTGGTTCCACTTTGTGTATCAGGACACAAAGACTGGATCcatatttttttgacaaactgtCGAGATGTTTCTGTCTCGTCTGCTGaactctgttgttttctttctctctgtggatCCTTTTCTCTGCTTGTTTCTGTCCGGGTTTTTACCATAAAAACTGTCAGCTGACCTGATAATCTGCGTCACAGTCAGACCAGCCTCAGAAAAACACCTGCCAAACATTTGTCCTGTTGGATTTAAAAGCAACAAaccattaataaaaataactgtttacttttctttcctGCAGGCTCCGAACCATCGTTCATTCCTTCCAGACACAcactggtttcagttcatttctatCCAAAACGATCATTTTTGAGAAAGAACTTCATCGCCTTCTGTCCCCTTTAAATCcctttggtttttattttctactgtCTGAATCCATCGCGGCAGTAAAACCCAACAGAAGAATAATTGCAGCTCCAGATCTGatcacaatcatcatcatcagaccCCGATCACATATCTGTTTAATACACCCAGTGCAATATTTCTCTACCCCGCCCGCCCGGGACCACGGGGTGATGGATACAAACGCTAACACCGCTCCCCAGGGTGTCAGGTGATCAGCTGATGTTTGACGGAGGCTTAATGTTTACAGGGCGGAGCACGGACAGGAAGCTGGCTTAAAGGCTCCAGTCTCGCTCGCCGACCGCGGTCACGTTCCCCTAAATTAGcttgatgctaagctaaccgaAGCACAAGCTACGTGTCCTCCGGACCAGCCAATCAGGTTCTCTCTGCCTCCAGACCGACCAATAGATGGCGTCTCCATTCTCCAGACACGAGGTGCATGTTTCTAGTTGCTAAACAGTGGAACTGAGTCCATCCTTTCTTGCTAAAGGACCCGCTGAGGTTTTATAACGGTGCAATAAAATAAGGGAACAGGCAGAAAACTGGTGCAAAATGTGGGAGGAAGTGGCAAAACcagaaaattacacaatttCACAGTTTGGGATTAAGCACAGTTACACCCCAGGTGAGAATCTGACTGAGCGCATACCTGTTCTCAGGTCAGTTTTATGTGCTGGGAGTCTGGTGATCCTCTCAGAAAGATGCTGAAAAGAGATCTCATGAAAGAGATCCTGAAACCTGTTCCTGACCAGGTACCGCCTCCTCCCAGTAACACACAGGAGGCAAGGCGCTCCTTCTTTGACAGGCTGCAGTCGGCCATGTTCGCCTGGAGAACCGCTCCACGTTAAACCTGGGATTTTTTTCACCAGGTTTGGTTTAGAACAATATCCCGCAGATGGTGACGCTGAGGAGTTTATTCTCAGTTTCGCCTCGAAAGTCAGACTTTCTCACCTGTGCAGTAGAAGATAATCCACAGCTGCTCTTCTTTAAGAGAAATACTAACTGGTGACAACAACAGGACTCAGCAAACAGCCAATCGAATGGCAGCGAGGCAGCAGGTCGTCAGCCCCACCTGGCTGCTGTCATTACCAAAGACTCTGGACATGTGTTGTTGCTTTCTCTtcacatggggggggggctgtccaACACATTGAGACCCGTCCAGCCATCGATTTTCTATGTCATGAATGAATCCAGAATTATACTTATTTCTCAGTTACTCTGAACCACTAAAACCACGTGTTGTTTGACCCAAATGACCCCTCAAGGTTCAGGGAAGGTGGGGGTCTGGTTTAAGCATGACACGGGAtgtgtttactttatttacCTGTATTGTGACACCACCCTCCCTGAACCTCAGCCACACACCGGAGTCGGGCTCGATATTTATgctacaaacacattttggacGTTGCCAAAAACAGTTGTGAGTGTTGCTGGATGTGATTGGCCGGTCTGAGACCGAGAGCCTCTGATCCTGGACCTTCTTGGATGTTTCGGAGGACAGTCGCTGTctgactgaaaatgtcaaaatgaatgcGTTTGATAAACCCGTTCTGAGAAACGAGAGTTCGGTCTTGATCTCATTCTTGGCAGCTTAACTTATAAACTCTGGGCTAAAGGGCTGCAAGCGCCATCGGTCAGACCTGTCTGCAGACACACCTGGGCTGTGATGTCAGCCACACCTGCACACCTACTGAATGTGCcgactagggctgcaactgacagcTATTCTTGATTAGTTTCCCCGTTAATCCATCAGTTGTTTTCGGTATAAAAGGTCCAAAAAGGTTCTCCAGAGCCCAGTtctgacgtcttcaaatgtctcatttggtccagaacccaaagagattcagttacTGTGACATAAAACAGGCGACGACAGAAAATCGGAGACGCTGGCGGAACCGGACAAACACCGTCTCAGCTCCAGTGTTAACGTCTGTGTCGCAGGGAAATTTCACCGAACCACAGTTTGATACGTGATGTTTAACGGTGGAGCTTTCCTTCTACTGTCACTCAGACTTAAAGGACTGAGagacatttctgtttgctgcagatGGATATCAGTTTCATCAGTGTCCAGCTCAGAGCacgtgtttagcctagcttagcacaaagactggaaccAGGGGGAAACTGTGTTGGTGCCTAGCACCaaaacaaatccacacacacacacttcttgcccagctgcaaaacaaacagagctactctgtgattggttgtttttcttggttttttttttaaacaacctcTGAATTTCAAGTGCTtgctaataaaaattaaatgttgtaTTTCCACTGAAacgtctgtgtttgtgtcttaaTGATCAGATCAGGATCCTTTAATGttcaatgtgttttatgtgtcaTTTAAACACAGTTATGACTGTACACAGATCACAGGGGTGAgaggtgatttttattttattattttcatttatctgcACATGGAAACTACAGAAGGGTTAAGGCGTCTCGAAGGAGTCTCGTGGTcacagataataataatgactgtatctacctttcaaaacaaagttcGTTTTTACTGTAAAGCGCTAACCCTaagaataaaagcaataaaCGTTCAAAACATAGAATATAAAACgagttaaaataatttaattacaacaaatacctaaaatgaaaattaaaacataagaTGATATCTTATTTTGATCTCATCAAATACCCaggaagaataaataaatgataaatgatcaaaaatatgcgagtaataataaattaaagtggaataataaaatgatcacttagaTTATTAATAATGTGCGgaattattgaaaataatatgTTTGCAATAACAAAAAGCATAGTTGGActacaaaaatattcataaaaaaaccctgcagcacCGATCAATAGGATGTTTGTCTGATTATCATGAGAAGATCATCACAGTTAATCAAAAATATCCACATACGATTAAAAGAGTAGCTCGGAAAAGTAAACTGTAGGCGCGGTTGATGAGGAATATGCAGAATTCATACATTTACCAGTTGTTTGGGTCCAAAACCCTGATACAGctaaaaaatgacataaagCATAAGTCCCGATAATTGAACGACCAGAAAACCGTTGCCcctttttctaaataaatagcTGAAGAGATTTACTGATAATCAGAGCAGTTGCTGAAAAAGCCGACACGTCTGCAGGCTCAGAGAACACGAGGAACACAGGAAGCTCCTCAATCACGACTGAGCGAAAACATTTAGCAGAGCCTCTGCTGTGAAAACCAAAAGGCAGGAACAGGAATAGGAGGAACGTCTCCGGCTGAGCtctgttttcacagcagcagctgacgTCAACATCTCAAACTGTAACGAGCTCGAAGGGGAAACGTGGTCACCAGAGTCCAAATAACTAGACAGAGACGACGAACGCAGCGAAGCAACGCACATGAAGAAACCTGATCCTTGTGTGTGAACAGACACTGAATCCCTCTCTCCATCattccttcacctccttcaacCTCTCCGCTTTCCTCCTTCtggctctcctcctccagcggGGCATTCTGGGTACCGTAGTCCTGTGTGGAGGCCCTTCAGGAGCAGCTCTGTAGAATCACAGGTTTTGTTGATGAAGATCTGTTAATAAAAAGTGTCTGAATATTAAATCTGTCTCCAGCGGAGCAGCAGGATGTTCGTTCCCCGTCGGACGGacgacctctgacctttcaggGCATCGACAGATGACGAGACCGAATGCTGCAAACCCCCCGTCACCATGGTGACAAGGGAGGCAACACAGCATCCcgcaacacaaaaacaacagagcagaggagcagaacGCGCTGTGGGTCCTGCGGTGATAACAATGACCGACGTAAAGGTTAAGGCAACACTGCAGGACACTGCAATTCCTCAAAGACGCATTTTATTAATCAGAGCATTTTTTCCTAAatctcctttattttttatcatttgttgtTTCGCATTATCAGTCCATGCAGATGTTTTTAATAGTGCACACGTTTATTATcctgtgaatattttttaatcaatcgCATGTATTTCTTATGATCTGTTTGTATGAATAATCAATGTGTATGCTTAGACTTATCTAAACACAGTTGATTAATAATTCAGgtgtgtttttcattaattGTGCATTAATACCACTGCattgattattatttgattatttgtgtgtattttgcatATTCTGTGTGTACAGTTTATTAATCCGTgcatatttttttgtccatttatgCTGTTTGTTATCGCACACACGTTATTTCTAATCtaagtatacattttttttattcggttggtttttttttcattcacgcATTTGCACAGTTTATTAATGcagctgtatgtttttatatttttgtgcttATTTCTCATCAAGTATATCAGGTACTATTCCGAGTATACGGGTCATTGAGACGTATGTATTTttgattgttattgttttttactAATCCAAGTCtgcattttattcatgtttttcaataataatccatatttttcatcatctgaCCATACAGTTTATTAATCCCAGACTACATAGATTAATCTgcatctatttttttaattatttgtgcATATTTGTTATAATTGTATtgtacatttcattcatttgtgagcattatgtttgttttcagattcCTTTCCTGTTGGTTATGTTTCATTTCCTGACGGGGGGGGGGTCTTGTGACACCACACTGTGATGTGTTTCCTTCAGTAGCGTCACATCAGGAATTTACCATCAGATGAAACAGAGCAGACAAACCCAGTTTTGTCTCCGTGGAGGGTTCGAGGTCACTCGGGGTCAGGCAGCTCTGACTCATCGTCGTACTGAGCGCGCTCAGTTTGAAGATAAAGATCGGCAGGATAAGCGGCAGCTGTTGCAGCGGCAGAGCTGAGATGGGTGTGGAGGCGCCGGCGGGTAATCAACCCTGATGCATTGTGGTTTTTGACGTGGAGGAGCGATTCAGAGATGCATGAATAGTGAGCGTTTGTCCACTTCTGTCTCTGAGTCCACACCGTAAAAGTGGGGACAgttttacaaagaaaagaaaaagacgcGAGAGTTTTACAGCACTGCATAGCACAAAGGAAGAGAATCTAAAGTTAGAAATGTGAACATGGAGCATATCCCTGGGACAGAACGCGTACGTGCAGCGCTGTGCGGGGAGTCATCGGGCAGTGTTTCTGCACCTCCTGACGTTCCAGATTCTCCCCCGCACGTGCCTTCCCCGTGGCAGCCAGCAGGGTCGTCCGAGTACCTGGCCGGCCATCGTAAACCTTCCGCCTCCGTGCCGAGTAGAGCTCCTCAGCTGGGCTGAGGAAAGGGGAATAGGGCGGGAGGGATTCCATCGGCATCCTGCAGTCGGTCACAAGCCGATTGCCTGATGGCGTGTGAGTGACGGAAACCCCCATTATTCCTAACGACCACATGCTTTGGTAAATGGTCTCCAATCAGCCCCGTCCCATCGGCCCTGAAGAGGCCCAATAATGGGAGTACAAGTGAACACCACATGCTCTGAAACAGCAGCACACGCAGTGATTTCTGCAGCCACAGCCAACGTGTACAGGTCACACTTACTGTACCGTATGTCACCGTGTCGTACCGTCGCTGTACGGCCCTGACACACTGCTACCGTGGCTCCTTCGCTCCGTCGCTAGTCCTGTCAAAAGGTGCCTAGTCAGGGCCCCGTGCACAGCTGAGATGCTACCAGGTTCTCAAAGACATCGCTGTCTTCTGTACCTCCCTTCGTCTGTTGGCACTATGTGCCATGAGCCTGGTGCAGGGAGCCCCCTCCTGGTGTGAAAAGAGGTCCTGTGACCCCCCCAACCGTGAGGTCGTCTCTCAGGCCCATGTGGGAAAAATACAGTCACGTAAAACACGAGAGGGagtaagatttaaaaatatgtcCCTGTGTATGTACACTgaactgtatgtatatatgtatatatgcctgcatatgtgtgagtgtgtgtgtgttccagtaCAGTGTATTTTGACTCTAGGAAACGTTTGCGCTGAGGACGTGGGGGTTCTCCCGGCCCTCCCGCCGATGGCCTCGGCCTCGGCCGCCTCTTCCTCGGTTTCTCCTCCCAGCCCTCCCGCCACGCTGcctcgctcctcctcctcttcccggCCGCGAACCCCCCTCGCGTCCTCGTTGTTCTACCGCGGTCAGAAACTGTGACAGTGCGTCCCGCTCTGTCTGCGAACCGTATGTCGGCCAGTTGAAGGTTCACGAGATGCACCTCGGAATCTATTTCGCTTTCTGGACCAGAGTCCGGCCGCGCAGTGTCACGCGCTCAAGTAAAATCGGTAAAAAGTTCAGAGTAGATCCTCCACgactgcagcacagagacaccTGAGCACGACCACGTTTTCTGTCCGATCACAGTCACAACAATAGAAATCTcttataataatattatgtcatttatcagctgcaaacaaacaaagcagcagaatAAACGTGGCCCTGACGCGATCCGGTCTCGGATCGTCTTCACGTCTGCTCTCGTCAGCGTGGAACTAGATTCTCCTCGAGATCTGGTTTCTCTGAGGAACCTCGTCCACCGGCAGCAGAACGTCTCTCGCTTCAGACAATTTCCCATTAATTCGTCCCTGTTTCTATATTTACACATTGAAAATATATCAGACTGTTTTTAGTTATTCCTgcagatttaaagatttcacaccGAGAACatgaacttttttaaaatgataattccACTGAATAAAGtgtagggattttttttaaagaatgaacaATATGGCAGGTGTAGggtccatctctctctctgattggctgttccTTCTCTGACGGATCATGTGATCAGGTGAGAGTTGGCTGTGAGTAGGAGGAAGTGGCCGATGAATGCGTCTGACTGCTTAAACtcagacagcagctgttttaCTCTGACGCCGTTCTTCCGACTCTTGTGTGGGGTCGTTCTTGCAGGATGGAGAACTGTGGATCCCGGTTTTCTGATCAGCTCttctctgtttccagtgttGAAACGAGGAGGTGGAGCCTCCATTAACTGATCACTGATCAGCTGTGACAGAGCTGACTGCAGAGCAGGAGGTGAGACCAGACCTAGAGTCCTCAACAGTTCGACGGTTTGAACCTGGAGCCTGCAGCGGAAACCCGGCTGCCGCACGGTGAACAGGACTCAGGAGGATTTCAGTCCCCGCACAGGTACGGGCAGTTATGCCACtgacaggaagtgacatcacGCATTTCCCACGTCTGAAGAAGTGAAGCGATTGTTCCTGCAGCTGAGTGTAGTTTGCAAAAGTGTTCTTTAAGAACAGAGCTGATCTGTGGTCAGAGTGTGGCCGCCTCACAGGAAACACAGGCACGTCCTCACAGAGACAAACAAGCAGAGTGAATGATGGGACCGAAGACGCCGCTGCTGGTCTCTTTGCTCGTCGCCCTGGGTAAGAGGACTTCCTGTTTCCTTCATGAGTTTAATCTGGTTTAACTTGCTGTGATGTGGGGAATGTCTGCATGTTCTGTCCTGAAGCTGATGAGGTCTCAGGGTTTCCCTCCGTCCATGTGACAGTTGTTTCAagctgcttttcaaatgttcTTCTTTAAAAAGCTGCTTTCACTTGAGTTTCAATGTTTAACACTGAGCACAAAATGCTGTGGGGAGAGGCCTCAGCCGCCACCAGTCAAACAAAGAAATCTCCAGTACCAGCTGAGGTGAGGCAGCGTCGCAGAGTTTGACACTTTTGCTCGATagtttgatgctttttttcagAAACGGGCCGATTCTGCAAAACAGCCGAAGCTCCGAAAGGTCCTGTGTTCTCAAAACCATCAACAAACTCACACACGGGAGCCTAAAAACTCTGCAACAATCGTTTTCAACGACAAGGCGGCACGGTAAACGTTGAAACCTGCGGCTGTTTAGTGGCGGTGGTGAACAAAACCGGCCTCAATCGGTGAATGAGCCGACAACAGAATCACATTTCTCTTCACAGGAAAtatgtgtgaaaagaaaagagtaagAGAGCGAGAGAACTCTAGAAAAACACCAGTCTCATCCTTGGTCTCCAGGgtctaaaatgacagaaaataaccaCGTGTAAGGTTCTGACTGTGTGTCCTGTCTTCTGTCCTCCTGCAGAGAGACAATCCCTCAGCGTTTAGTCCTTTTTCACCTGATAGGTCACATTATCAAGACTTTTCTAAAAGCAGAACAGTTTCCTCCAAATTTAGCACAAACTTTAAccgaatttccagaaaatcgTCTGGCGAAGTCTGGtctccctccactgctgctgcgTGAACGTGAGCTGATCGACAGCTGGTGGAGTTGATTCTCCGgtcgctgccgttaaaccaccacagaagaagaggacgcggcgagacgaggtcgtTAGAAGAGCTGCAGTCGGAGCTCAGACTCTGGGAAACCGTGTGGAGAAGGTGATGGAACCTGACGTTTCTGctggttccatgtgttgatgcgaggaaggttccagcctcctcacggctcctcactgACCTGATGGTTCCCTCTCTTCACGCTTCGCAGACGTCAGCGATTATTCTGAATTTGCTGTGTTTCCATTCCACGAGCATAAAAACGTGTGTGGAAACACGCCTCATAACGAGCTCTGACCTcaggaaacacagacactgtgaaaacatgaatgagAATTGGGTTTTTGCAGAAAAAGCAGAGGATTGTCAGATTTCAGAGCGTCCttaaacacagcagcaggaagccTAATGAGGACACAAGCTGCTTCTCCTTCTGGTGGTTGCTCAAAGTTCCAGTTCCCCAGACAAATGGGTTTAGTCCATATTTGGTCTCATTTCTGTAACCAACCGTGCAGTTCATGTCCCGGGGCAGTTTTCTGAAAACTTCTACACTTTgactcttttcatttgtctttattcAGAATCTGCAAAAGCCTGAAACAcgatatttttagtttattagtAAAAATGCTTGAACGACATAAAAAGCACTGAAGAAAATATCAGACAAgtgtcagaaataaaaatactcaaagacCCTTTTCTGTCAACGGTTTAAGTCCTGCCAGCGCCCCCTACAGGCCGCAGAGTTCATCAGCACCTCAGTCTGATGATCGATTTATTCTGGTTAAAATCTGACCGGCAGCTGATGACGTCGTCGACCGATCCTCAGGCCACGAACACAAATGTCCTGCAAAGTAAAAATCCCTTTGAACAAGCTTTATTGATCGTCATCCTTCTCCTCCAGGGGTGAGCTCGGCAGCCGGCGGCCACTATGGCTACTCCATGCCCGGCTCTCCGTTCAACATCAGCAGGACCGACCGCGGCCTCCAGCAGGTCGTCCTCGCCGCCACCCGCTCCTTCAACGACCGATCGAACGATGCCTTCCTTTTCAAACCCTCCGCCATCCGCAGGGCGCAGCGACAGGTGAGACACACCTGGAACGAACTCACTCATTCTacactcgtgtgtgtgtggggggtcaAAGGTCTGGAGCAGCTCAATGGAAAACCCCTAGTCCTCAgtatttacctttttaaataGCCTTAATTTACCCATTGATGCCTTTAAGGTAGTATTAATGGGTTACGTACTGGAATGTAATAAAAGAAGGTCTGAAGAGGTAAATATCCTTTTTATAGCGTGAAAGACATCCATGAATTTATACCTGACAAGGATCCTAATGAACTTTTCAGTTGAGATAAAAATGCATGGATGACTTTAATGCTGTTTGGTAAAATTGAAGGAACTTTATCCcctaaaacccaaaaaaaaacactttaatttcaACTGTAAgggtaaaaaaaagatttacgAATTACCATTGAATGCACCTCTGAATTTGTGCTTTAAATGATCTTAACTTTTCAGTCAAAGTACAAACCAAGGATTTATCCCCGATGGAGTTAGTTAATGAGTTCCTCTAAATATTCTGCAGGATCACGGCTGATGTTTCTCCTAAATTACCGTGGATTAACTGATTTacaagaagtttaaaaaaaaaaaaaaaccttaaaaatgagaaaatatcatTAAAGCCAAACCTGAACTGTTGCCTCAGAAAAatgaaggacatttttaaaggtAGGCTACAAGTAACGAACAGCTTTAATGTTATTTGGTAAAAACGTTTCCTAAAACATTTTAAGAGATAATGAAATACgtttaaaaagagagaattaaATCTTCCTTAATACAGGCCGATTACAATCCAGTAATCCAATCAAATAGCTTCATCGCATCATAGCTGGGTGAGCTACAGGCAGTTCGCTCCATCTCCTTTTTACATTCCTCCTCTCAAACCACACAGGCTCGTTAGACGGTGGAGCTATGCTAACAGTTTCCCTCTGCtaccagtctttgtgctaagctaggctaaacgtCCTGGACCTCCATCTGATACTACGTCAAAACGTGGAGATTTACTACATTAAAACTCTGATACTGAATCAAGATGGACGTACTGGGTCGGAATGACGATTTTTATGTTAACACCAACGTTCGAGTCAGATGTTTCTCTGTCCATGTGAAACGTCGCCACAAAAACAGCGTCACTTCTCATCCTCTCATCTATCCTCCCTGCAGCTTCCACACTTTTCACTCCTGGTGAAAGTCATTCCAGATGTTACTTCTCCATCTACatacgtgtgtgtttctgtctcagaTTGTTAAAGGGATTCGATACATCGTAGATTTGGACATTTCCAGAACCGTCTGCCGTAAACGAGACCACATCGACAACCTGTCCCAGTGTGACTTTCAGCCTAAAGGTCGTCTGCACCAGGTGAGTCTGACCCGAGAACCTGATACCGCCGAGTGTAAAGACTCCGTCCTTCATTTAGGTAAAAgcacataaataataaataatatatataataaatcgGTTGAATACGGCGCTTTTAATTGTACTCAAAGACAGGAacagataaaagagagaaatatattAAAAGGTGTGGGGGAGCAGCAAGAGCTCATTTTTCACCCTTTAATAAACGACTGCAACTAACGATTCATTCTGGATTCATCTGCCGATTTATCTTCTCAGTTcatgtgtttggtttgttttgtaaagATTCAACGGGGACTCagagtttgttttgtccaaacctCAACACTATTACAACCAAGGGCATtgaaacacatgaaaatgattcaaatgattCAAAGGAGAAGCAGCAAACCTTCACAACTGAGGAGCTGGAACCGTGAAATGTTTGGgagttttacatgaaaaatgacaagtaATCATCACAATAGTTGACAATCAGTTTCCTGTCCGTCGGCAACAGAACAACCTGTTTTATAATCTCTTCATACCATTTGTCAAAAGTAACTGCAGCTGCCAGATAAATATGCTGcagtacaagtataaagtatCGGAACAGGGAAATACTCTAGGATGTAGtgattgagtaaatgtacttagttactttccagctCTGGTTTCACTGCTGTAGAACTGCACCTTTGAGCTCCAGGGTTATAAAGACAATCGCGGTTCTACCTGGGTCCTGAAAACCTTCCTTTCTTAGGACGAGTGATCCGATCCAGAAGCATTTCAGGCTGTTTTAATGAACCTGACGCCTCCGTGTCCTGAGTGCACATCTGCACTGGCTGGAGAAGATAACGGCTCTAGACTAAAACCTACAAGTGGATTTCATCAGGCAACAAATGCCTCATAATTTAAAAGGCGATcatgtgttttgtatgaaaaatatagtaaagaacaaaactgaaatgtcgTGGAGCCGAAGGATGAAGCGACATGAAAAGACTCAGGTAAAGTACAGGTGCCTCAGTTAGTTCGAAATGTAGtgattgagtaaatgtacttagttactttccacctctgtttGACAGTTCGTTTttattaagattaaaaaatacGATAACTATTAATTTTGTTATCATCGTCGTCGTTGTTGTTGAGCGCAGAACAGATTCGTTTCCTCAGGTTGTTCTTTGTGTGAAGATACCTTCTCTACAGAATCTGGTTTTTGTCCAAATGTCCCACGTCTCACTGGGACCCGAGACACCGATGGAGCTCCAGAGACCCTACAGAGGACTTGTgggttttaatgtgaaaaatccactttgtgttgtgttttccagACATTTCAGTGCCACTTTGAGGTTTGGGTGATTCCCTGGGACAATGAGACCAAGATCCTGGTCTTCCTATGTCAACCCTGAGACCACCAGCTGCCTCAGAACCTCCATCCTCCAGATTTCTCTAAAGCCTCTCTTCCTGATGGAGTTTAAC
This region of Xiphias gladius isolate SHS-SW01 ecotype Sanya breed wild chromosome 11, ASM1685928v1, whole genome shotgun sequence genomic DNA includes:
- the LOC120796179 gene encoding cystatin-F isoform X2, which produces MMGPKTPLLVSLLVALGVSSAAGGHYGYSMPGSPFNISRTDRGLQQVVLAATRSFNDRSNDAFLFKPSAIRRAQRQIVKGIRYIVDLDISRTVCRKRDHIDNLSQCDFQPKGRLHQNKTARYL
- the LOC120796179 gene encoding cystatin-F isoform X1 → MMGPKTPLLVSLLVALGVSSAAGGHYGYSMPGSPFNISRTDRGLQQVVLAATRSFNDRSNDAFLFKPSAIRRAQRQIVKGIRYIVDLDISRTVCRKRDHIDNLSQCDFQPKGRLHQTFQCHFEVWVIPWDNETKILVFLCQP